A single Chitinophagaceae bacterium DNA region contains:
- a CDS encoding SulP family inorganic anion transporter — protein MIAQRVPLDGIKGLKENWLGDMTSGFMVFLLALPLSLGIAKASEFPASMGVFTAMVGGMLVSIFSGSRLTIKGPAAGLITICSGCVMEFGGGESGWELALGVIVVASLFQMVFGFFKIGSLTVFFPYAAVHGMLAAIGLIIFSKQIHILLGIDPAELKGFSALELYGKIPSSIIHEDIRVTIIGIVSLFIIFGVPKVKIGILKKIPIALLVLLVTIPMEIFMDFKDTEPQYALVGIGDFWKDITFHADFSGISSIVFWKYVLMFLLVGSLESLLTVRAMDGLDPWKRESDPNKDLIAVGFGNTISSLFGGIPMISEVARSSANITFGARTRWSNFFHGFFLFVAMLFFIPIIELIPNSALAALLISVAYRLASPSEFLKMYKIGSEQLVIFLVTIITTLVTDLLIGIFTGVLIKFLYHLYNGVSVRDLFKPRYTLESIEGGYKVFVFGSAIFSNLIGYKKLFMGLLKEKLIIFDFSGSKFVDHSFMDALAYFESDFTDKGGKVSITGFDNFRLFSEYPTASRKYDPNTKYKIEIKLSERQRALQIYASENEYGFIPQKVKNLMKFRDFNIQIGSRISYEENVLDVYLEKGHVTVSDIIITEGVLRERNDTFITVLYLTELPLSVPDFILIPEGFFTKISEISSGKDIDFPEYPIFSQKYYLRGDEEDAINKFFDKSIITFFEDNVYVHMECRKNRVVIHSKKELLDVYGITQIIRFSEKFLSVLLEKK, from the coding sequence ATGATAGCACAAAGGGTTCCTTTAGATGGAATAAAAGGATTGAAGGAGAATTGGTTGGGAGATATGACGTCGGGTTTTATGGTGTTTTTGCTCGCTTTACCGTTAAGTTTGGGTATAGCAAAGGCGAGCGAATTTCCTGCATCAATGGGGGTTTTTACGGCAATGGTTGGTGGTATGCTGGTAAGTATTTTTTCTGGTTCTCGGTTAACCATAAAAGGACCCGCAGCGGGTTTGATTACTATTTGTTCGGGTTGTGTGATGGAATTTGGTGGTGGGGAATCGGGTTGGGAATTGGCATTAGGAGTTATAGTCGTAGCGTCTCTTTTTCAGATGGTATTTGGTTTTTTTAAAATAGGTTCTTTGACTGTTTTTTTTCCATATGCAGCGGTGCATGGAATGTTGGCAGCAATAGGATTGATTATTTTTTCTAAACAAATCCATATTCTTTTGGGGATTGATCCTGCAGAATTAAAAGGGTTCAGTGCTTTAGAGTTATATGGAAAGATTCCGAGTTCTATTATTCACGAGGATATTCGGGTTACTATCATTGGTATAGTAAGTTTATTCATAATTTTTGGGGTTCCAAAGGTAAAGATAGGTATTTTGAAAAAGATACCTATAGCATTACTGGTTTTATTAGTAACCATTCCAATGGAGATATTTATGGATTTTAAAGATACGGAGCCTCAGTATGCATTAGTGGGTATAGGGGATTTTTGGAAAGATATTACTTTCCATGCGGATTTTTCTGGGATTTCGAGTATTGTTTTTTGGAAGTACGTATTGATGTTTTTGTTAGTAGGGAGTTTAGAGTCCTTGCTGACGGTGCGTGCTATGGATGGTTTAGATCCTTGGAAGCGAGAATCTGACCCGAATAAGGATTTGATAGCAGTTGGTTTTGGGAATACCATTTCAAGTTTATTTGGTGGAATTCCTATGATATCAGAGGTAGCGAGGAGCTCTGCTAATATTACTTTTGGAGCAAGGACTCGTTGGTCTAATTTTTTCCATGGTTTTTTTCTATTTGTAGCGATGCTATTTTTTATACCTATTATAGAATTGATACCTAATTCTGCTTTGGCAGCCCTCTTGATATCAGTGGCATATAGATTGGCATCGCCGAGTGAGTTTCTAAAAATGTATAAAATAGGTTCAGAGCAGTTAGTTATTTTTTTAGTAACCATAATTACGACTTTGGTAACAGATCTGTTAATAGGTATTTTTACAGGTGTTTTGATTAAATTTTTATATCATTTATATAACGGGGTTTCTGTTCGGGATTTATTTAAACCGCGTTACACATTAGAGAGTATAGAGGGAGGATATAAAGTTTTTGTCTTTGGGTCGGCAATATTTTCTAATTTAATAGGATATAAAAAATTATTTATGGGATTACTTAAAGAGAAACTGATTATCTTTGATTTTTCGGGTTCTAAGTTTGTAGATCATAGTTTTATGGATGCTTTGGCATATTTTGAATCAGACTTTACAGACAAAGGGGGGAAGGTTTCTATAACAGGCTTTGATAATTTTCGTCTTTTTTCAGAATATCCTACTGCATCTCGAAAATATGATCCTAATACCAAATATAAAATAGAGATAAAGCTATCAGAAAGACAGCGTGCCTTACAGATATATGCTTCTGAAAATGAGTATGGTTTTATTCCACAAAAGGTGAAGAATCTTATGAAATTTAGGGATTTTAATATTCAGATAGGGAGTAGAATTTCTTACGAAGAGAACGTTTTGGATGTATATTTGGAAAAAGGGCATGTGACTGTATCTGATATTATTATAACAGAGGGAGTATTACGGGAGCGGAATGATACTTTTATTACTGTTTTGTATTTGACAGAATTACCGTTGAGTGTTCCAGATTTCATACTTATTCCGGAGGGATTTTTTACAAAGATTTCAGAAATTTCTTCTGGTAAAGATATAGATTTTCCAGAATATCCTATATTTTCACAAAAATATTACTTGCGAGGGGATGAAGAGGATGCTATAAACAAGTTTTTTGATAAAAGTATAATAACATTTTTTGAAGACAATGTGTATGTTCACATGGAGTGCCGTAAAAATAGGGTTGTTATCCATTCTAAGAAAGAGTTATTAGATGTGTATGGTATAACACAAATAATAAGATTTTCCGAGAAATTTTTGAGTGTATTACTTGAAAAAAAGTAG